A stretch of the Marivirga tractuosa DSM 4126 genome encodes the following:
- a CDS encoding outer membrane beta-barrel family protein, translating into MQTLKNMETILALFTLTLFLTSFAQAQNGMIKGELKDNQNAPLPYSNVAVYQSSDSSLLTGSITDAEGKFKINVKYGDYYLKISAVGFRTYLSKSITVNSNNPTVDFNTIKLQEDIQVMDAVEVQALRPQVIVEADKMVVSVEGTAMAAGTSAFEVLEKSPGVFIDQDGNIQLNGRQGVQIMIDGRRSYLSATDLQNMLQGMSADNIKNIEIINNPSAKYDAEGNAGIINITLKKNNIQGINGNVNAGYRYNEVHNYNAGVQLNHKKGDWNSFLNADFSQRGRIRDADFYREINQTDGTKTIFDQDAKEVVLRQVPAIRIGTDYDINEMQSIGVMFNLYGQDREGDFDINSDLNQSGVDQYVESANNMSTRFMNTQGNFHYTQKLDTNGTKYSLDFNVVKLFNTGGATFTNSYYVAGTEEPTSVEMLENNNPYKYDIYSGQFDYEGKLWGQKIESGLKASQVTSDNDLEFYIVEGSDKSLDDNRSNHFIYTEQIMAAYTSFSGQLSEKVSYKAGLRAEQTFSLGKSLTLDTETERNYFNLFPSFFLQHNVGKNYQVNYNYSRRIDRPNYDNLNPFILYLDPYTWAQGNPYLKPQMTHSMSITQTFMRQFNLVLNYGYTTDFIAEIPLQNPEDGTTVFKQSNLESQENYSATAVIPFQPAKWWSINGNVTVFYQDFTTEVFNNRVENEATSAMVRANNTFMLPKDFRVELNGDYRSNTVWGVYEIKAQWGLDFGIKKSFMDKKLEASVNFNDVFRTRRFQGSANINGNVNELSQYFGQQSVGFSLRYRFSKGEEFKARQRNTNLEELNRAGG; encoded by the coding sequence ATGCAAACGCTTAAGAACATGGAAACTATTTTAGCTCTATTTACTTTAACACTTTTTTTAACATCATTTGCTCAAGCGCAAAACGGAATGATAAAAGGTGAATTGAAAGACAATCAGAATGCACCACTACCTTATAGTAATGTGGCGGTTTATCAATCTTCGGATTCAAGTTTACTAACTGGAAGCATCACAGATGCAGAGGGTAAATTCAAAATCAATGTAAAATATGGTGATTACTATTTAAAGATTTCAGCAGTAGGTTTTAGAACCTATCTCTCTAAAAGCATAACCGTGAACAGCAATAATCCGACAGTAGATTTTAATACCATAAAATTGCAAGAAGACATACAAGTCATGGACGCAGTTGAAGTACAAGCTTTAAGACCTCAGGTAATAGTGGAGGCTGATAAAATGGTGGTTTCTGTAGAAGGAACTGCAATGGCTGCAGGAACATCAGCCTTTGAGGTCTTAGAGAAATCACCAGGGGTATTTATTGATCAAGATGGAAACATCCAATTAAACGGTCGGCAGGGAGTGCAGATTATGATTGATGGACGAAGATCATACTTATCAGCCACTGATTTGCAGAATATGCTTCAAGGAATGTCAGCAGATAACATTAAGAATATTGAAATCATCAATAATCCATCAGCAAAGTATGATGCAGAAGGAAATGCAGGGATAATTAATATCACTTTAAAGAAAAATAATATTCAGGGAATAAATGGAAATGTAAATGCTGGTTACCGTTATAATGAAGTTCATAATTATAATGCAGGTGTTCAATTAAATCATAAAAAAGGTGATTGGAATTCATTCTTAAATGCAGATTTTTCGCAGCGAGGTCGAATAAGAGATGCTGACTTCTATCGAGAAATAAACCAAACGGATGGAACAAAAACTATTTTTGACCAAGATGCAAAAGAGGTAGTATTGAGACAAGTGCCAGCAATTAGAATTGGTACAGATTACGATATTAATGAAATGCAATCAATTGGGGTAATGTTCAATTTATACGGACAAGATCGTGAGGGTGATTTTGACATAAATTCGGATCTCAATCAGTCAGGAGTAGATCAGTATGTGGAATCAGCCAATAATATGAGTACGCGATTCATGAATACTCAAGGAAACTTCCATTACACACAAAAGCTTGATACCAATGGAACGAAGTATTCGCTTGATTTTAATGTTGTAAAGCTGTTTAATACTGGAGGTGCAACTTTTACGAATTCCTATTATGTTGCGGGCACTGAGGAGCCTACATCGGTTGAAATGTTAGAAAATAATAACCCTTACAAATATGATATTTATTCTGGTCAATTTGACTATGAAGGTAAATTATGGGGGCAGAAAATTGAAAGTGGATTAAAGGCAAGTCAAGTAACTTCAGATAATGATCTTGAATTTTATATAGTTGAGGGTAGTGATAAGTCTTTGGATGATAACCGTTCCAACCATTTTATTTATACAGAACAGATTATGGCTGCATATACCAGTTTCTCGGGCCAATTATCTGAGAAGGTGTCTTATAAAGCAGGTTTAAGAGCAGAACAAACCTTCTCTTTAGGTAAATCTTTAACATTAGACACTGAGACAGAAAGGAATTATTTTAATCTATTTCCAAGCTTTTTCTTGCAGCATAATGTAGGTAAAAATTACCAAGTTAATTATAACTATAGCAGAAGAATTGATAGACCTAACTATGATAATTTGAATCCGTTTATTCTGTACTTAGATCCTTACACTTGGGCGCAGGGTAATCCTTATTTAAAACCGCAAATGACTCACTCTATGAGTATAACTCAAACGTTTATGCGGCAGTTTAATTTGGTATTAAATTATGGATACACCACAGACTTTATAGCCGAAATACCACTTCAAAATCCTGAAGATGGTACCACAGTATTCAAACAAAGTAATTTGGAAAGTCAAGAAAATTATTCTGCAACAGCTGTTATACCCTTTCAACCAGCAAAATGGTGGTCAATAAATGGAAATGTAACTGTATTTTATCAGGATTTTACAACTGAGGTGTTTAACAATCGAGTAGAAAATGAAGCTACTTCAGCTATGGTAAGAGCCAATAACACTTTCATGCTCCCTAAAGATTTTAGGGTAGAACTTAATGGAGACTATAGATCCAATACAGTTTGGGGCGTTTATGAAATCAAAGCACAATGGGGTTTAGATTTTGGCATCAAAAAAAGCTTTATGGATAAAAAGTTAGAAGCTTCTGTGAATTTTAATGATGTTTTTAGAACAAGAAGGTTTCAGGGATCTGCAAATATAAATGGAAATGTAAATGAACTCAGTCAATACTTCGGACAGCAAAGTGTCGGATTTTCATTAAGATATAGATTTAGTAAAGGAGAGGAATTCAAAGCCCGTCAACGAAATACCAATTTGGAAGAGTTGAATAGGGCAGGAGGATAA
- a CDS encoding S1C family serine protease — MNQYLKTTLSAFSGAILGALLIFYLTDSKQEMIMEDSAISTPVRNVVFEKREDNSKATGSIPEVDFVEASKNSRESVVYIKTVSEAYGRSSWLDLWLGGGGSMQQVGSGSGVIFRSDGYIITNNHVIEGADDIEVVRKKKTYKASLVGRDPSTDLAVLKIDEKNLPAIAIGSSKDLQVGSWVLAVGNPFNLTSTVTAGIVSAKGRELNILKSNFPIESFIQTDAAINPGNSGGALVNPQGELVGINTAILSRTGSYAGYGFAVPIDIAKKIASDIIEYGMVQKAFLGAEVSSLSPEIADKLETDNLDGVVVSYIQEKGAADKVNLQKGDIIREFNGEDISTHAEFEEKLSMLSPGDKLYLTVERKGKNLQKELILTNSENTTELLKRDVYFSKSLGAEFESVPLVERNLLDIKSGVRVVDVKNGFFKRLNIDEGFIITDINGNQVNSPKELSNILESIKGKVVVRGVNKKGVKGYYSYYF, encoded by the coding sequence ATGAACCAATATTTGAAAACTACACTAAGTGCATTCTCAGGAGCGATTTTGGGTGCTTTACTAATATTTTACCTAACTGATAGTAAGCAGGAGATGATAATGGAAGATTCTGCCATCTCAACTCCCGTAAGAAATGTAGTATTTGAAAAGCGCGAAGATAATAGCAAAGCAACAGGCTCAATACCTGAGGTTGATTTTGTGGAAGCTTCGAAAAATAGCCGTGAAAGTGTTGTTTATATCAAAACAGTTTCAGAAGCCTATGGAAGAAGTTCTTGGTTGGATTTATGGCTCGGTGGAGGAGGTAGTATGCAGCAAGTAGGCTCTGGTTCGGGTGTTATTTTTAGATCTGACGGATATATCATTACGAATAATCATGTAATTGAAGGAGCAGATGATATTGAAGTAGTGAGGAAAAAGAAAACCTACAAAGCAAGTTTAGTAGGAAGAGATCCTTCCACTGATTTAGCAGTATTGAAAATAGACGAAAAAAATCTACCAGCTATTGCCATAGGATCTTCTAAAGATTTGCAAGTAGGTTCTTGGGTGTTAGCTGTTGGGAATCCTTTTAACTTAACTTCAACAGTAACAGCTGGAATCGTCAGTGCTAAAGGTAGAGAATTGAATATTTTGAAAAGTAATTTCCCGATAGAATCTTTTATTCAAACCGATGCTGCTATCAACCCTGGGAATAGCGGTGGGGCATTAGTTAACCCTCAAGGGGAGCTAGTGGGGATTAATACAGCTATTCTATCAAGAACAGGTTCATATGCAGGTTATGGGTTTGCAGTACCAATTGATATAGCCAAAAAAATTGCTTCGGATATCATTGAATATGGAATGGTTCAAAAAGCTTTTCTGGGGGCAGAGGTTTCAAGTCTTAGTCCAGAAATAGCAGATAAATTGGAAACCGACAATTTAGATGGCGTAGTGGTAAGCTACATCCAAGAGAAAGGTGCTGCTGATAAAGTAAATCTTCAAAAAGGTGATATTATCCGTGAATTTAATGGGGAAGATATCAGTACTCATGCTGAATTTGAAGAAAAACTTAGCATGTTATCTCCTGGCGATAAATTGTATTTGACCGTGGAGCGTAAAGGTAAAAATCTTCAGAAAGAGTTGATTTTAACTAATAGCGAGAATACAACTGAATTATTGAAAAGGGATGTCTATTTCTCAAAGTCACTAGGAGCTGAATTTGAAAGTGTTCCGCTGGTTGAAAGAAATTTATTAGATATCAAAAGTGGGGTAAGAGTAGTGGATGTGAAAAACGGGTTTTTTAAACGACTCAATATTGATGAAGGCTTTATTATAACTGACATCAATGGAAATCAAGTAAACAGCCCAAAGGAATTATCTAATATTTTAGAATCAATAAAGGGCAAAGTAGTTGTGCGGGGTGTGAATAAAAAAGGAGTGAAAGGATATTACTCCTATTATTTTTAA
- a CDS encoding zinc dependent phospholipase C family protein, which yields MKRAPLILLAAVLVQIIASFTFNRKPSWGFFAHQKINRLAVFTLPPEMTTFYKHHIQYITENAVNPDKRRYAVDYEAPRHYIDLDVYGDSAVYKMPRYWNDAIEKYTEDTLQAYGIVPWHVHFVTYQLTEAFKENNAEDILRYSADLGHYIGDANVPLHTTENYNGQLTDQYGIHGFWESRLPELYSEDYDFFVGKAEYVENTQIAIWDAVKEAHLALDSVFSFEKKLTKKMDDDTKYSSELRGNVNVKVYSRNFSKAYHKMLSGQVERRMRNSIKMVGDFWYTAWVNAGQPDLDLLIDERPIFSRDEFITNSQSNKLRRHESGVEN from the coding sequence ATGAAACGAGCCCCCCTAATATTGCTAGCTGCTGTTTTAGTGCAAATTATAGCTTCTTTTACCTTCAATAGAAAGCCAAGCTGGGGTTTCTTTGCTCATCAAAAAATTAATCGCTTGGCAGTTTTTACACTACCTCCTGAAATGACTACATTTTACAAACATCATATTCAATACATAACAGAAAATGCAGTAAACCCAGATAAAAGAAGATATGCTGTGGATTACGAAGCTCCTAGGCACTATATAGATTTAGATGTTTATGGAGATAGTGCGGTTTATAAAATGCCTCGATACTGGAATGATGCCATTGAAAAATATACTGAAGACACATTACAAGCTTATGGCATAGTCCCTTGGCACGTCCATTTTGTGACCTATCAGTTAACAGAAGCTTTCAAGGAAAACAATGCCGAAGATATTTTACGCTACTCCGCTGACCTAGGGCATTACATAGGCGATGCTAATGTTCCTTTACATACTACTGAAAATTACAATGGACAATTAACTGATCAGTATGGAATTCATGGCTTCTGGGAGTCTCGTCTTCCTGAGCTTTATTCGGAGGATTATGATTTTTTCGTTGGCAAGGCAGAATATGTTGAAAATACACAAATAGCAATTTGGGATGCGGTGAAAGAAGCTCATTTAGCACTAGATTCTGTATTCAGCTTCGAAAAGAAATTAACTAAAAAGATGGATGACGACACAAAATACAGTTCTGAATTGAGAGGAAATGTCAATGTGAAAGTTTATTCTAGAAATTTTTCCAAAGCCTACCATAAAATGCTCAGTGGTCAAGTAGAAAGAAGAATGAGAAACTCCATCAAAATGGTAGGGGATTTTTGGTACACTGCATGGGTGAATGCAGGTCAGCCTGATTTGGATCTTTTGATTGATGAACGCCCTATTTTTAGTAGAGATGAATTTATTACTAACTCACAAAGCAACAAATTGAGGCGACACGAAAGTGGGGTTGAAAATTAA
- the rpsT gene encoding 30S ribosomal protein S20 yields MANHKSALKRIRSSAARRLRNRYQAKTTRTYIRRLRATEDKAQAEELLKTVTSMLDRLAKKNIIHKKKADNNKSKLAKHVAKLA; encoded by the coding sequence ATGGCAAATCACAAGTCAGCATTAAAAAGAATTCGCTCAAGTGCGGCAAGACGTTTGAGAAACAGATATCAGGCTAAAACTACGAGAACTTATATCCGTAGATTGAGAGCTACAGAAGACAAAGCGCAAGCTGAGGAATTGTTGAAAACTGTAACTTCAATGTTGGACAGATTGGCGAAAAAGAACATTATCCACAAGAAAAAAGCGGATAATAACAAATCTAAATTAGCAAAGCACGTAGCTAAATTAGCTTAA
- the radC gene encoding RadC family protein, which translates to MKNEHYAAVSSIKSWAEADRPREKLLNHGRSVLSDAELIAILIGSGTQSLSAIDVGKNILSEVSNDLNHLAKFSVKELMKFRGIGQAKAVSIIAALELGRRRKESAVQEKPKIVASQDAFDLLKSVLLDLHHEEFWVIMMNRANRVIRMKRISSGGISGTVADVKIIFKEAIDQMASALILAHNHPSGNRNPSEQDVRLTRKMKESGQLLDIPVLDHIIFAEDKYYSFADEAML; encoded by the coding sequence ATGAAAAATGAACATTACGCTGCCGTTTCTAGTATAAAAAGCTGGGCAGAAGCCGACAGACCTAGAGAAAAATTGTTGAATCATGGGCGATCTGTTTTATCAGATGCAGAATTAATAGCGATCTTAATTGGTTCTGGCACTCAATCTTTATCAGCCATAGATGTAGGAAAAAATATTTTATCTGAGGTCAGTAATGATTTAAACCATCTGGCAAAATTCTCTGTAAAGGAATTAATGAAGTTCAGAGGAATAGGGCAGGCTAAAGCGGTTTCAATTATTGCCGCCTTAGAGCTTGGTAGAAGAAGGAAAGAGTCGGCTGTTCAGGAAAAGCCAAAGATAGTTGCTTCTCAAGATGCTTTTGATTTATTGAAATCTGTATTGCTTGATTTACATCACGAAGAATTTTGGGTGATCATGATGAATAGAGCAAATAGGGTAATTCGGATGAAGAGGATCAGCAGTGGAGGAATTTCGGGTACAGTGGCGGACGTAAAAATTATTTTTAAGGAGGCTATAGATCAAATGGCTTCCGCTTTGATATTGGCTCATAACCATCCTTCCGGAAATCGCAACCCTAGTGAGCAAGATGTTCGTTTAACCAGAAAAATGAAAGAAAGTGGTCAATTACTGGATATTCCAGTGTTGGATCATATTATCTTTGCAGAAGATAAATATTACAGCTTTGCAGATGAAGCAATGCTTTAA